A window of Panicum virgatum strain AP13 chromosome 8K, P.virgatum_v5, whole genome shotgun sequence contains these coding sequences:
- the LOC120644283 gene encoding uncharacterized protein LOC120644283 isoform X3, whose product MPSRLPRPMNATVLAMVEAFLAFTCSIHIHINSTPISHSIIPSPSLYPEGPKISPLLVNQIHVVRVEGGDSFLIKAKSSHKLISLLDVAATLAFLTNSDKPKS is encoded by the exons ATGCCTTCTCGACTGCCTAGGCCAATGAATGCTACCGTTCTTGCCATGGTGGAGGCGTTCTTGGCATTCACTTGCAGCATTCACATTCACATAAACTCCACCCCCATTAGTCATTCTATTATTCCATCCCCAAGCCTATATCCCGAAGGACCAAAG ATCTCCCCGCTTCTGGTGAACCAAATTCATGTAGTCCGTGTAGAGGGAGGGGACAGCTTCCTGATCAAAGCAAAAA GTTCACATAAATTGATTTCGCTTCTAGATGTAGCAGCAACATTGGCCTTCTTGACAAATTCAG ACAAGCCAAAATCATGA
- the LOC120644283 gene encoding uncharacterized protein LOC120644283 isoform X2: protein MPSRLPRPMNATVLAMVEAFLAFTCSIHIHINSTPISHSIIPSPSLYPEGPKISPLLVNQIHVVRVEGGDSFLIKAKSSHKLISLLDVAATLAFLTNSDSVPIQSTQPSISTQPVATDSQPATSSNQ, encoded by the exons ATGCCTTCTCGACTGCCTAGGCCAATGAATGCTACCGTTCTTGCCATGGTGGAGGCGTTCTTGGCATTCACTTGCAGCATTCACATTCACATAAACTCCACCCCCATTAGTCATTCTATTATTCCATCCCCAAGCCTATATCCCGAAGGACCAAAG ATCTCCCCGCTTCTGGTGAACCAAATTCATGTAGTCCGTGTAGAGGGAGGGGACAGCTTCCTGATCAAAGCAAAAA GTTCACATAAATTGATTTCGCTTCTAGATGTAGCAGCAACATTGGCCTTCTTGACAAATTCAG ACTCTGTGCCTATACAATCTACTCAACCATCAATTAGCACACAACCAGTTGCTACCGATTCCCAACCCG CTACATCATCCAACCAATAA
- the LOC120644284 gene encoding uncharacterized protein LOC120644284, whose amino-acid sequence MPMYKLPITITDDTGSIDTIAFSFIAEDLVERSAYHASQNMKIDATEHVAALNKAIGKTRLFYIEMSTNSSSTFSIKYVLRKSFQIENSSSHSKEPAAQATSVMAALPSPAQNTGSESSNAKRSLDFKDNIECKEKDQTPTSQPLPKRQRPEYYFLQHIYIHFLNILL is encoded by the exons ATGCCAAT GTACAAACTTCCTATTACCATTACAGATGATACTGGAAGCATAGACACAATAGCTTTCTCTTTCATAGCTGAAGATTTGGTAGAACGTAGTGCATATCATGCTTCTCAAAACATGAAAATTGATGCAACAGAACATGTAGCTGCTTTAAATAAAGCAATCGGAAAAACTAGACTCTTCTACATAGAAATGAGCACTAATTCGTCCTCAACTTTTTCCATCAAATATGTCTTGAGGAAGAGTTTTCAAATAGAGAATTCAAGTTCACATTCAAAGGAACCAGCTGCACAG GCAACATCTGTCATGGCAGCACTACCTTCTCCAGCTCAAAACACAGGATCTGAAAG CTCAAACGCAAAGAGATCATTAGATTTCAAAGATAACATAGAATGCAAGGAAAAAGATCAAACACCTACCTCCCAGCCTCTTCCTAAACGTCAAAGACCAGAGTACTACTTTCTTCAACACATCTACATTCATTTTTTAAATATACTATTATAA
- the LOC120644283 gene encoding uncharacterized protein LOC120644283 isoform X1 — MTSMGAKVIDSINDGHRPYVFKISGQVCHRVGSLIPSEGCRPEYAQLYIFDTDHEVSNRINITSSSRTPFHANEDIVHSIIQMLDTHNPIVKLFRTARERLSENSYDQYSIRLFGDVDAHGDICNFSVASEVVGPVVGDIGHTDVGRDLIIEDRSSSLQQIDERHRKFMAMQYPILFPYGEDGFHDALFYNLTSTSTSMRRQKATMAEYFGYRLHDRPNDFNTPLRCGRGTQAYEVDGYCCVERERIDHYRTPSFQRKYRSATYHSLANNVSSGVRSASSVGQSIILPASFTGSPRYLYQKYQDCIGICRKYGCPDLFVTFTSNAAWPEIAEALPLGLHPSDRPEIVDRVFKMKLNILMDDIKKKNFFGSIYACNNSTNLSFHSDFLLLIIPTKRHIYPFAVVYTIEF; from the coding sequence ATGACTTCAATGGGAGCAAAGGTCATCGATTCCATAAATGATGGTCATCGTCCATATGTCTTCAAGATCAGTGGCCAAGTTTGCCATAGAGTAGGCTCTTTAATACCATCTGAAGGTTGCCGACCAGAATATGCGCAGCTTTATATCTTTGATACAGACCATGAAGTTTCAAATAGAATAAATATAACTTCATCTTCACGTACTCCTTTTCATGCTAACGAAGACATTGTACACTCGATAATACAAATGTTGGACACACATAATCCTATCGTCAAACTATTTAGAACAGCAAGGGAAAGATTATCGGAGAATTCATATGATCAGTATAGCATCAGGCTATTTGGCGATGTGGACGCACATGGTGACATCTGCAATTTTTCGGTTGCATCAGAGGTTGTAGGGCCGGTAGTTGGGGATATTGGGCACACTGATGTTGGAAGGGATCTTATCATAGAGGATCGTTCTTCAAGCTTACAACAGATTGATGAAAGACACCGCAAGTTCATGGCCATGCAATATCCTATCTTATTTccatatggagaagatggcttCCATGATGCACTCTTCTATAATCTGACCTCAACTTCTACATCAATGCGCCGTCAGAAAGCAACTATGGCAGAATACTTTGGATATAGATTACATgatagaccaaatgattttaaCACCCCATTGCGTTGTGGAAGAGGAACACAAGCTTATGAGGTTGATGGGTATTGCTGTGTTGAAAGAGAACGAATAGACCACTATCGAACACCAAGTTTCCAACGAAAATATAGGTCAGCAACATATCATTCTTTAGCCAACAATGTTTCAAGTGGAGTTAGGTCTGCATCTTCAGTTGGCCAAAGTATTATTCTGCCAGCTTCATTTACTGGAAGCCCTCGCTATTTGTATCAAAAGTACCAAGACTGCATAGGCATTTGCAGAAAATATGGTTGCCCAGATTTATTTGTCACATTTACATCTAATGCTGCTTGGCCTGAAATTGCGGAGGCTTTACCTCTAGGGCTGCATCCTTCTGACCGACCAGAAATTGTTGATCGGGTCTTCAAAATGAAACTAAATATTTTAATGGATGAtataaagaaaaagaattttTTTGGCTCTATATATGCATGTAATAACTCAACTAACCTATCTTTTCACTCAGATTTCTTACTCTTAATTATACCGACCAAAAGGCATATCTACCCTTTTGCAGTTGTTTACACAATAGAATTTTAG